In Scylla paramamosain isolate STU-SP2022 chromosome 8, ASM3559412v1, whole genome shotgun sequence, the sequence gataggacaagataaagatatgagattgtgatcggaggagcccaacggagaaggaagggtgacagcataagcagaaggattagaggtcaggaaaaggtcaagaatgttgggcgtatctccaagacggtcaggaatgcgagtagggtgttgcaccaattgctctaggtcatggaggatagcaaagttgtaggctagttcaccaggatggtcagtgaagggagaggaaagccaaagctggtggtgaacattgaaatctccaagaatggagatctctgcaaaagggaagagggtcagaatgtgctccactttggaagttaagtagtcaaagaatttcttatagtcagaagagttaggagagaggtatacagcacagataaatttagtatgagagtgactctgtagtcgtagccagatggtggaaaactcggaagattcaagagcgtgggcacgagagcaggttaagtcattgcgcacataaacgcagcatccagctttggattgaaaatgaggatagagaaagtaggaggaaacagaaaaagggctactgtcagttacctcagacacctgagtttcagtgaggaaaagaagatgaggtttagaagaggagaggtggtgttctacagattgaaaattagatcttagaccgcgaatgttgcagaagttaatgaagaaaaagttgaggggggtgtcgagacacttagggtcgtcgacagaaaggcagtccgacctggggacatttatggtcccctccccagatggggactccgaggctggtgtaggagtcgccatgatgattttaaaatttttgagtgaagggtgtgtgtgttattaggtgcttgtagttatgtgtggaggaagagagttgtctttagagggcaggctgtgactgcccccttgtgttgtgagacaaagggaaatgctactgctactgctgctgctccttctcctgttactaatatatactgctactactactactactattactactactaccactactgatactactattactaccgctgctgttccctttcctgttactactactattactactactactactactactactactatcgctgCTGTTCGCCttcctgttactactactactactactactactactaccgctgcaGTTCGCctttctgttactactatttctactattactactactactactaccgctgctgctgctgctgctgctgctagccTCATCATCCCCTCGCCCCGCCAGGACGGACGGCTGCCGCTCGTACTGGTGGTCACCGTCATCGTGCAGTATCTGGGCCACGTGGTGCTGTTCATCGCCAGTTGCGTGAACGACGTGCCCTCCCGCCTGCAGGAACTCACCAAGacgcaggtaaacacacacacacacacacacacacacatgcgaaCGGTTACCTaaaatggagggaagatgaaaaacaagagtTGACACGCATACTTATGGTGTAGAAATCCGTAATTATATCAGTTCCTCTGTTAACCATTTCTACCATCGTTGTTTCCACAGAATCAGAATCCGGAAATTGATGCGTCTTTCTTGAACCGACTATTATTCTTCTATAACCTGCCACTCATCTGGCGGGGCTGGCGGCGGCCCCTCGTCTACGAGGACCTTCCAGACGTTCTCCCCAGAaactcggcggaggctgtgtaCAGACGGTGGCGCAGCACCctcgacaggtgtgtgtgtgtgtgtgtgtgtgtgtgtgtgaggttctGGCCAacggtaataataaaaaaaaaaaaaaaaaaaaaaaaaaaaacggccgGAATCTTCCAGCAGGAATAGAGACAAAATATAATgaactgtattctgaaacacttctgcggctcacctccactgctttttaaaaggctctctataaacatttttttttttttttttttttttttttttttacggttcgagtgacagattaacaagatttgtacaagagaaacaagtcttgagaacctggctaaccATCTCTGGCCATAAAatatagtcgtggtgagagagcaaagcgtttttgaatACAGGCCAGTATGTAACAAGACAGGGCATTAATGATAAGTCTGTTCTCTCTTGGTGTCTTTGTGTGGCGGCGGGCGTGTATGTCagcaggaaggagggacaaCACTGGGAAGAGTTCATGGTGGTGGGCAAGGCGGCGACGGCCACATCGCAGAGCAAAACCAAGGTGTCCCTGGTGTGGCAAGTCTGGCGGCAGAATCAGTCCACCATGCTGATGCTGCTCCTCTCCTGCCTCTTCTTCGAGAACATCGTCTTCCTCAACCCTGTCCTGGTCGGGTGAGTGTGCTGTTCTCATGGGAAGACTTTGATATTACGTTAACTCCCTCACAGTACCCTGGCCACACGAGGACTGAAAACACTCAGTCATGGTTACATTcccagtgactctctctctctctctctctctccgtaatccTGCCGGCTTGTTTTAAAACTGGACCATTCTTCCAGTTGGCTGATTGAGTTCATGGGAGACGAGAGCGAACCATGGTGGCATGGATACCTGTACGCTGTGCTCCTAGTGGCGGTGTGTGAGATTCGCTCCTTATTCAAGAACATGTATATCAAAGATATGATGACCATCACTGTGAGGATCCGGACGGCGCTCATGGCTGCGGTGTATAACAAGGTGGGTGTCTGGGTGCTGGGTTGCTGTATTATGGGGATTTTCAGACCCCTGCTGAACAACAAGGTGGTTGACTCGGTGTCAACTGTGTGTTACGGTGCTATATCCTGGGAATTTTCAGACTGCTATTTCCTATGGACAGGTTAAAGGAATGCTGTGCTTCAAAGGATAAAAATACTTGAATATATCCGTGTTTATCATTGCCAGATAcgtagtggtgataatgaggGCGGTGATGCGTAATGGACTAAAATTACAAATATCTTACAAAATATTAAGAATATTTCACTCAAATTGACCGGCAAAATTGAGAGATTCATTGCTGgctgacttgagagagagagagagagagagagagagagagagagagagagagagagagagagagagctctacACAGAAGTACTTCCCACTATCATttacagctgtgtgtgtgtgtgtgtgtgtgtacgctgcATGGCAGCAATATACTAAAATTATGCGGATGGATCGTTAGATATACATTTATTGACCGCAGTTGATAATATGTACACACTGAAAATGCTTTATGTCTAAAggtcaataaacaaataaataacgtgGTTATCTTTCAACTAACTTTCCTAAACttctgtaaaaaagaaaagcaagctAACAAATCAatttcattaatctctctctctctctctctctctctctctctctctctctctctctctctctctctctctctctctctctctctctctctctctctctctctcctgcaggctATCTACCTCTCCAGCTCCTCCCGCCGAAAGTTCACAGTGGGTGAGATCGTGAACCTGATGGCAGTGGATGCACAGGTCATCGGGGACACCTTCCTGGAGCTCAACAACTTCATCAGCACCcctttggtcatcctcttcacCGTCAGCTTCATCTGGGCAGAGCTTGGTATGGTTACAGGAagctttctttattcattatgcAAATACAACATCTAAATAACAAAACCCTACATCTACTGTGGTCTTAAGCATTGGAGTAGGTGCAGGGTAGGGAACAGcctcattatgaaggggcaggGGTGAACCAGTGTATGCTGTCTGGCTTTGCTGTGGAAGTATCTGGCATAGGTGTGCCATGCCTAATctcctgtgatgtggtggttCGTGAGACTATCTCTCTCCACCAAGGATTTAAAGGTCTTAAGactgtgaatgatgtgtgtgcaagggtgtggtgctttgtctgggccaccccataTGTAattagatagacagaaataaataaaaagacaggttGTATGACTCAAAAGTGAAGAAGGTAGATAAGGTGCCATTATATAGTATCTTgtaactactaccaccatgaACTGCAGGCCCCTCAGCACTGGCAGGACTAGCAGTGATGATGCTGCTGATTCCCCTCAACAGCCGCATTTTGAGCCACACCAAGGCTCTGCAGGCTCAGGCCATGAAGGTGACAGACAGCCGGGTAAAGGCGCTCAGTGAGATCATCAACGGCATCAAGGTGAGTGTGTCCTGGTGTGTGGATGCCACAAGACTTAAAAGCATGCAGACATATGTAGAAAAATAGGGGAAAAAGTTTGGAGGAAAATATGATTGAGATAAAAAGATTTGTTGCCAACACTCTacattatatataaataaacagataaataaatgtgcAAGTAAATTGAAACCATTTTTTAGTCAAGGATTCTATTGTGAATTAATTGACTTGTAAGTGATATGAATTAAacagaaatatgaaacaaaagtCTGAGAAAAATTTTcatgaaaatgacaaaaagaaaataaggaaaattaaattaagCATAATTTTTAGTTGAAAAATTCCAGTGTGAATTACTTTAGGTACAGTGCAAGTTATTTAGATTTATCGAGAGTGATGTGGAGCAttgcatggtggtggtgcagtggtggtgagcGTTCCGTGTGTCTCCCTGCAGGTGCTGAAGCTGTACGCGTGGGAAACATCCTTCAGTGAGCAAGTGAAGAGCTTCAGGGATGAAGAAGTCAAGCTCCTGAAGAGGCTGGCGATGTACAGGTCactccatgtttttttcttcaacaCCACACCTTTCATTGTAAGTATTTGTCTCAGACATCATTTTATCACAAGAATGGAGATCAAGCAAGACTGAAGACATTACATTCAAAATATGCCTGCTAATGTTATCCCATGGGATGATTATAGATAGTGGAAGATGCTACTGTCTTCACTTTGAACAAGTTGTAATGAGAGTTGTTATAGTTTTTGGttaatttttcatcattataatcatagTTTAACAAAGGTTCAGCACAAGCAATAGGAAATGACACTTGTGAGAACCCTACTTATAATTTTTGTAGCTTTTGCAATGACTGATAAGTGTTTCAGCATATGGGCCTAATGTTCCATCACTTCTCAGGTCTCATTGGCCACCTTCGCTACATATCTCCTTGTATCCGAGGAGAACCAGCTGGATGCCAAAAAGGCCTTCGTCTGCATAACCCTCTTTGACATCTTCAGAATGCCGATCATAGTGCTGCCGGAACTCATCTCTAAATGTGTCCACGTAAGccataagagaagctgcaagaagccatcaggcctacgtGTGGCAGCCCTTGTACTATATAACATACAGTACTGAGCCAAATACTATACATCTTAAGGAAGCAGCATGTACATAAAAGCAGGTATTCGTGGAAGTAAGAAAGGTAGATTAGAATACTCAATACAGTCTTGGTTCCTGTGCAGTGTGCCGTGTCTatgaggaggatggaaagataCCTCAATGCTGATGAACTTGATCCGCTTGACGTCATAAGTGATCCACACCAGGGTGAGTATTGCTGTGGGCATTGCTGTTGAGTTGGCTTGAGGTTGTGTTGCCAGTGGCCTTATATGTCACATCTAGCATCTCAAATTCAAATTACATGTTAAATCTAAAGACCGTCTGACTGCTGGccatattctaaaacatttCTGCGCTTGACTctaactactttcaaaaggctttacttAAAGTTACATAGGTTTCTTAAGGGTGTGTTTacagttttagtgacagattaacaagagttctacattattatccagaaaaatactcttgagagttcagctaatcatctctgtggtctttgaaaatagtcatgctGAGAGGGCAAAGTGTTTCAGTACAAAAGCCTAAAACACTTGGTACCTCAGATAGTTCTACTCAACAAAAAACAGACTTGCAATCTTTAAAAGGCTTTATTTAGTCCACCACCCCTTTTGCTGCAATCATTATATTCTAAACTTTCACCAAGCCATTTTATCAAGCTTGAGAAGAAATCATATGCGAGTTTAAGTCTTAATTACTGGTGTGGATGAATGGTGCAGGCAGTGCTGTGATGGTGCAAGGTGGCTGCTTTTCATGGGAGGGCGATGAGGAGCAGGCGACTTGGAGACTGCAGGACATTGAGCTGAAGGTTCATCACGGACAGCTGGTGGCCTTGGTGGGCATGGTGGGCTCAGGGAAAAGCTCCATCCTCTCTGCTCTGCTcggggagatgaagaaggatgcTGGAAAGGTGGTGGTCAATGTAAGTGGCTTTTactatgtgtgtatatatactgTAGTGATAAAAATAGCACTGTAGTCAGAGTACTTATGTAAGCTGTATatgtctacttatctatctgtttgcctatccatctatctatcaatgtttctgtctatatatatccatatgtctatctacatatctacctacccatctatctttctatctgtctgtttatgtacATATCTggctatctatttgtttgtttatttacctttttatcTAAATATGtatctccgtgtgtgtgtgtgtgtgtgtgtgtgtgtgtgtgtgtgtgtgtgtgtgtgtgtgtgtgtgtgtgtgtgtgtgtgtgtgtgtgtgtgtgtatgtgtgtgttgaaacGAGCCATCACTAACACTTATGGTCCATGCAGGGGTGTGTGGCCTACGTTTCTCAACACCCATGGCTGCAAAATGCCACACTGCGAGACAACATCACATGGGGCCAAGCCTATGACCCTAGGAGGTACCGGCAAGTGGTGCGGGCGTGTGCACTCCAGGCCGACATTGACATGCTGCCTGCAGGGGACCTCACCGAGATAGGAGAAAATGTGAGCTTAGCAGATAGTGTAGTTTATTCTTACAGTCACTAAAAGCTCCACATGTTATtaggtgttttcatgttttctttcccaagTACTTCAAAGCATCACACTTGCCACTTAAATTAACATCTCACCAACAGGGGATCAACATGAGTGGGGGACAGAAGCAGAGGATATCACTGGCCCGAGCAGTCTACAGCAGTGccaatgttttcttccttgacGATCCACTGAGCGCCGTCGACTCACATGTGGGCAGACACATCTTTGACCATGTGCTGGGACCCAATGGACTGCTAAAGGACAAGGTCAGTGCTGCAGTGCTTCCCTCATCATCCTTGTCTCTGTTAACTGGATTGGATTACAAAGGTGCTACTGAAGCTATAgatattcctctttcttctttccttcattgaaTTTGTTTTGTgaattttgcttttttgtattctcctcttataattgtttattttgttttacacattttcattggcagtagtagtagtagtagtactaacaaCTAAGATCTTACAAATATTGATGTCTGTATGATCTCAGGAAATAGTAGTATGAAGTAATAGGTGATAGATTATGGTTTAGAAGAGCTCTTACTTGTGcatcccccctttctctctctctctctctctctctctctctctctctctctctctctctctctctctctctctctctctctctctctctctctctctctctctctctctctctctctctctctctctctctctctctctctctctctctctctctctctctctctctgccacttattcttcctttccttctcttgctgctcatcatttcctcctcttttgaaaTGTTTATCAAGTCACTTTCTTCTGGTATCTATTTCTGGTAAAGCTTTTAAAACTCAGAATCCAAATCCCACTAGtaactctcttttctccctcaggCACGTGTGTTGGTGACCCACGCAGTGACCTTCCTGCCACAGGTGgatgaggtagtggtggtggcagaaggAAGGGTGACAGAGCGGGGCACTTATGCCTCACTGCTCGCTTCAGAGGGTTCCTTTGCTAAGTTCATGGTGCAGCACATCAAGGAACTggatgaagaggaggcagaTATAGGTAATTGTACTTTCCTGCCCTCTTGTTGATCTGTTTGAAGAGGTTTGCCATGTGTTggtcttcttgtttcttttttttttttttttttttatgttcctttgctAAACTCATGGTGCAGCACATGAAGgaactggtggaggaggaggtggacaaaGCTGATTATAGTTCTCAGCACTAATTGGTCTGTTTGAAGGATTCACCATGAGTAGGTCTTCTCGTCTCTTGAGTGAATTTTCAGGGAGTTTCAGTCTCTCTAATTTTGTGATCCTTTGCTAAGTTCATGGTGCACCACATCAAtgaactggaagaggaggaggaggcagatggAGGTCGTTATACTTCCCAGCACACTAGTCAGCCTGTTTGAACAGTTTGCTATGTGTGGGTCTTCCTGTCTCTTAGGTAAATTTTCAGAGACACATTCCCTCTAATTTTGAGTTAATTGAGTGGTTCCTTCAATTTTGCAATCAATTTATATATATCCTGAGTTTTGCAAGGGACAGGAGACAGAGATCCCCATGAAACTTGGGTAAATTTTCAGAGCCACTTTCCCTCTAATTTCAAGATTGATTAAATGGTTACTTTATATAAGATACTGCATCCCTCTAATTTTGAGACTTAATGTGTATCTTTCCTAAGTTTTGTAAGGGATAGGGACCTGGAACATCTGAGACTAAGACTTGTGTCTGTTTCAATGTTTCAGAGATGGAGGCATTGCATGACCAGCTGGAAAGTGTGGACAGTAATATGAAACTTTATCGGCAGCTTTCTGACACAAGGCAGTCACTGAAGAGCTCCCTGAGGTAAGTAATGGTCTGAGGAGGCTAGTGTGCTGAGAGGGAAAAGAACATGTTTGCACAAGCAACAATACTGgtggcttacacacacacacacacacacacacacacacacacacacacacacacacatacacacagtaatGTTCAAAGCTTTGGTATGAGTGGAgcaaaaggataagaaagacatgtttttcaGAGATATAGAAAATACAAGAGTTGATAAAGAATTGAGTGAAACAAAATATTTGATGAACCAAAGAAATACAGTTTTtgcttttggtgttttgataagTGAAACAACCTGGATGAGGGAATGGTAAACACTACAAGTGTTCATGAGGTTACACTAATGATCAACCAAATGAGATAGAGATTGAATCCCTTGAGTCCAGTCTCACTTCTTGAAAATCACAACCAGATAAACAACTACACTTTTctcagaagtgtgtgtgtatcattccAGTATTTCAAATGAACAAATGCAAACAAGATCAAGTTTACTTTCCTTCACAGTTACCAGCCATCAAGCCCAAGCACTCCTCACCTCAACAGCAGCAGGTGGTCAATGGTCAGCAAGAACAGTGCCTCTGAAGGCAGGCCACAATTGCAGTACCAGCTCAGCACTGACTCTTCTGTGTCTGGATTCATGCACAGCATTAGGAATGGAAgcatctcttcccttcacagCCATGCAGCCAAGAGCCAGGAGGCTAAAAGTCTTAAAGGGAATGACAACATTCAGAAATTAGTAAACAATGAGGTCTCCGAGACTGGAAATGTGAGCCATTCCTTGCTTTTGTGAAACTAATGTATGCTTTTGGGTCTTACTATGaatgtgtgtggccagctgtgctatgcctgAGCTCCTGGGATGTAGTTTGGTGGTCCACTCCAcaagactatccctttccaccagagGCTGATGGGGCTAAGAGTATGAATGATGTGTGCATGAGTGTTGCTGACCTGgcatttagatagatagatggtgaTGTATCTAATGGCATACTGTCctaaaactaagaaaataagggaagctgcaagaattggcttcaggcctacatgtggcagtccttgtatctTGTAGGTCACTGTTAAGTCATAACAGAAGTTTCCCAATATGTTGTGTTTCTTCTGCAGGTTTCCTTTCGTGTGTATTTCATCTACGTGCGGGCCATGGGAGTGCTGTTCACCACTGTGTCTTTTGTCACCCTGGTATTGTCTCAGGTGAGTGTTGACCTTTGGGAGATTATGCGATCATTATAATAGTAAATTGATAGTGTTATAAAATCAACTGATAGTTTTATCCCTGCTGCCCTCTtgcatttatttcattcttgcattttccctcctttttatgATTAAGAGATGTTTCATAAGTAGTAGTCTCTTGCTGATGAGGGaaaggtaaatgaataaaaattagcAAATAACCTAAGATTTACTACAATTGTTTCCCAGGCAAGCTATGCAGGAAGCCgtgtctggctggctgaatggTCCTCTGAGCAGACCAATGTTACAGACAACACATCAGCAAGCAGAGACACCTTCCTTCTGGTCTATGGCGTCTTTGCATTAACACAGTGTGAGTTATAGATCTCCCTTTTATATTTCAATAGATTCTGTACTGTCAGTGGGTTAATGAACCTGCTGCCATCAGCCCACATTTATACATACTGGTGTACAGGAATCATGTCAAAATTCTGTTTGTCTTCACACAGACTGTGTACTTCAAACAAATACATTTGAGTCATTGTAGTGAAATAAATCACATGGTATGCCCTCACTGATGaatattaagaaagaaatatatttatttataacttTTCTCACATGTGCAGCAATTTTGCTATTCCTGGCCATCTTGATAATAGCACATTGCACACTGAAGGCAGCCAACACCCTCCACTCTGGCCTCCTCAAGTCTGTGCTTCACCTCCCCATGAGCTTCTTTGACACAAACCCCAGCGGCCGGATCATGAATCGCTTCAGCAAAGAGATTGACAAGGTGGACAAGAAGCTGCCGATGGTGGTGCGCAGCTGTCAGACCACACTCATACAGGTAAGGCCAAGGACTGTGTGACATGTAGAGGAAGTGACTGGGGCAGGAATACATGAAACCTTAAAACATCCTTGCAGCTTTTCATCCCTCACACTTATTACTCCACAGCACCTCTCTTAGTCCACATCTAACATTCTCTTAGTTCATGTGTATCATCATTTTCTCATCTACTTATATGAGAAAACTGGCTTAGAAGtctcttctttgtattttaagttatttttaaTGTTGTGAGCATTCTATTTTTGATGATGTATGGCTACACCTGTTCTGAAGCAGACCAGTGCAtggagtgtttctcctgctacaGGTTGTGACCACACTGGGGGTGATCATCGCAACAACACCTGTGGTGGCTTCCATGGTGGTGCCAATCatgcttgtttattttgtaatcCAACGAGTGTTTGTGGCCACTTCCAGGCAGATCATGCGCCTTGAGTCTGTCTCCAAGTCTCCTATTTACTCTCACTTCAGTGAGACTATAGCTGGTAAGAAGCTCACAGTGTTCATATTGCACTGTATACTTTGGGGTAAACAAGTCACTACTGAGATTTCACACTTACattattttctgtcttcatGATGCTTAGCAATGAACCACTTGCCTTTTGCTGTTgtgtatggtggtgatggcgtcaGTAAGAAAATTAGATGATTGAAGCAATCTGATAAGTTTTGGTCAATTAATGATTAATGACATTTGtcagaaaatattacaaattcaagttaaatgaaaatttaaagtGCATTCTAACATCTTGCCATCGTGCCAGGTGTGTCTGTAATACGGGCATTCAAGAGGCAAGACGAGtttttctctcagtctctgCAGAAGATGGAAAACTCTCAGAAGAGCATCTATGCCTGTATTACTGCCAACAGGTAAGTGCACCaaccattttttatttacctatataTCTCTGTACagtattttctctccctatAACAGGTAACTcacaaagagaataaatagcCACTTACACATCCATTCATTGACAGGTGGCTCAGTATTCACCTGGAGACCATAGGGAACCTTATCACCTTTGCCGCTGCCCTGTTTGGTGTTGCTAACCGGCTCACCATAAGTCCAGGAGCTGTTGGCCTCACCGTCAGCTATGCCCTCAGTGTGAGTCACTCCTGGGGGTTCATGCAGGCgtcagacacgcacacacacacacacactttattgatGATGAATTTAATGTCAGAAGTTGATGATATCCATGATATAATGGGTGAAAAATAGTGAGTAGTTGTGAGAGTATTGTTTGAGAGTCTGCATGCAGAAAGGTTTAAAGGCCTAAAGTTACTCAGATCAACAAAAGGGAAGATACAGTATTTGTTGTGATGTTTGAAGGAAAAAGGGACTGGAGCAGGTGGTGTTCTGATGAGGGGTAATAGAACATTAAGATCAGCCAGTGTGTGTTAATGTGAAAAGCTGTCTAGATTTGGGATCACCTATGATGGAAGTTAATCCTGATTTGAGCTGCACCACACATGACTCAAACATTCCTTCCCATAAGTCCATTacaacataaaaaacaaaagtttTCTCTGATTTCCAGCACAGTCCTCCTCATGCAGTATGTCTAATgtaacattaaaagaaaaaactattTCCAGCAGAATTTCACACTGACTTGCTGGTCATCAAGACTGTTCAGAGTGCAACATATCACCAAACACATTACACATGTATTCATCTTACCACTTGTAGCTTGATCATTAACTTGTGCCAGCATTTAGACTAAAACTATGGGTCAGTGCTCCTGTGGTGAGCAGCAAGTGTCTGCTTATTGGTGCACTATTGTGAAAATCCACCTTATCAGaacttgtttccttccttctagaTCACAATGCTGCTCAACTGGCTGGTGCGTGTTGTGTCAGATCTGGAGGCGAGCATTGTTTCTGTGGAGAAGATTGATGAGTACATGCAGGTCAGTGCCATCCCAGTGGTGGGATTGGTGAAGGTGTGGATTTTGCAAAAGGAATCAAGGAAGTTTGAGTATTGTGAAAGTTGTTGGTaataaaaagcaataaaagGAAGTTTGTTACTTAAATCTTCGGATTATACTTTTTAAAAATTATGATGTTAGCTCTTCTGTATTTAGAATTTGAAAAATAAGAGCTCAGTTTTCACATTGATTTATTGTGATATGCAAATGTACACTTTCCTTCTGTTGCCAAGAAGTGAATAGAAGTTTTGAAGTTTGCATATTGCACTGGTTATAATTTGCAGGTATCAATCACCATTTAATTTACAAGAAAATGTTATCTCTTTCATGTATTTATGCTACACACTTACATCATGCACATAAATTTAAGTTGTATAAGAAATGTAAACGTATTGTTATGAAAAACTACAGGACTAATTATGATAATATTTGTGTAGTTGCCGC encodes:
- the LOC135102648 gene encoding multidrug resistance-associated protein 1-like isoform X5, which translates into the protein MGGSENISYISSEDILLPGLCDEPLWSASRAWHTENPQFGRCLERTVLLWAPCLVLWVSAPFYALALQRRPYDPVPWSALAYTKVLVTAVVMAAAVTEGIWAVTGGYTTSLTADFLAPLLLVATYVLYLLMLMAERRRGKRSSGVLWTYWLVTVVAGALQFSTAVTAVIHQDGRLPLVLVVTVIVQYLGHVVLFIASCVNDVPSRLQELTKTQNQNPEIDASFLNRLLFFYNLPLIWRGWRRPLVYEDLPDVLPRNSAEAVYRRWRSTLDSRKEGQHWEEFMVVGKAATATSQSKTKVSLVWQVWRQNQSTMLMLLLSCLFFENIVFLNPVLVGWLIEFMGDESEPWWHGYLYAVLLVAVCEIRSLFKNMYIKDMMTITVRIRTALMAAVYNKAIYLSSSSRRKFTVGEIVNLMAVDAQVIGDTFLELNNFISTPLVILFTVSFIWAELGPSALAGLAVMMLLIPLNSRILSHTKALQAQAMKVTDSRVKALSEIINGIKVLKLYAWETSFSEQVKSFRDEEVKLLKRLAMYRSLHVFFFNTTPFIVSLATFATYLLVSEENQLDAKKAFVCITLFDIFRMPIIVLPELISKCVHCAVSMRRMERYLNADELDPLDVISDPHQGSAVMVQGGCFSWEGDEEQATWRLQDIELKVHHGQLVALVGMVGSGKSSILSALLGEMKKDAGKVVVNGCVAYVSQHPWLQNATLRDNITWGQAYDPRRYRQVVRACALQADIDMLPAGDLTEIGENGINMSGGQKQRISLARAVYSSANVFFLDDPLSAVDSHVGRHIFDHVLGPNGLLKDKARVLVTHAVTFLPQVDEVVVVAEGRVTERGTYASLLASEGSFAKFMVQHIKELDEEEADIEMEALHDQLESVDSNMKLYRQLSDTRQSLKSSLSYQPSSPSTPHLNSSRWSMVSKNSASEGRPQLQYQLSTDSSVSGFMHSIRNGSISSLHSHAAKSQEAKSLKGNDNIQKLVNNEVSETGNVSFRVYFIYVRAMGVLFTTVSFVTLVLSQASYAGSRVWLAEWSSEQTNVTDNTSASRDTFLLVYGVFALTQSILLFLAILIIAHCTLKAANTLHSGLLKSVLHLPMSFFDTNPSGRIMNRFSKEIDKVDKKLPMVVRSCQTTLIQVVTTLGVIIATTPVVASMVVPIMLVYFVIQRVFVATSRQIMRLESVSKSPIYSHFSETIAGVSVIRAFKRQDEFFSQSLQKMENSQKSIYACITANRWLSIHLETIGNLITFAAALFGVANRLTISPGAVGLTVSYALSITMLLNWLVRVVSDLEASIVSVEKIDEYMQLPQEAAWRVDRNTPPSAWPDQGTIKFQNYETRYRPGLSLVLQDITCSIRPAEKVCTHNTYTGVILQISIE